The following proteins are co-located in the Silene latifolia isolate original U9 population chromosome 1, ASM4854445v1, whole genome shotgun sequence genome:
- the LOC141643440 gene encoding uncharacterized protein LOC141643440 — protein MIDTGHIFNGGKNFKSHDELIAQVRKIGLLHDIHVRLDTYHPRRGYGVHWLKCDKSGPYQFRGNFDVPSTKSYTGTKKCWCPFKLKAVGQVDGTWRLDVHNGFHNHFIGVKDNVLTAETKEFILSMTASKISVANILIELRKKDINVTSKQVYNVHAREKKNCRGDRTTAEQLLKLADDHGYRTFHDTIPGKKRY, from the coding sequence ATGATAGATACTGGACACATTTTCAATGGCGGAAAAAATTTCAAGAGTCACGATGAATTGATAGCGCAAGTTAGAAAAATTGGACTTTTGCATGATATACACGTGCGGCTAGATACTTATCACCCACGTCGTGGTTATGGTGTGCATTGGCTTAAGTGTGACAAGTCTGGACCTTATCAATTTCGAGGGAATTTTGATGTTCCCTCCACGAAGTCGTATACGGGGACTAAAAaatgttggtgcccttttaaacTCAAGGCGGTTGGACAAGTTGACGGCACATGGAGGTTAGATGTACATAATGGATTTCACAACCACTTCATTGGAGTAAAGGATAATGTTTTGACTGCTGAGACGAAGGAGTTTATTTTGTCCATGACAGCAAGTAAAATTTCGGTGGCTAACATACTAATTGAGTTGAGAAAGAAGGATATAAATGTCACTTCCAAACAAGTGTACAATGTTCATGCAAGAGAGAAAAAAAACTGTAGAGGAGATCGCACAACTGCTGAACAATTGCTTAAACTTGCTGATGATCATGGATATCGAACTTTTCATGACACAATTCCCGGGAAAAAAAGATACTAG